The sequence below is a genomic window from Streptomyces sp. NBC_00289.
GATGGGCACGCCCCCGTCCGGCAACTCCTCCTCCTCCGACGGCGGCGGCGGCGCCCGAACGGGCGGTGGTGGCATGGGCGGTGACACCCAGGTCTCGTCCGCGATGATCACGTATCTGGAGAAGCACCAGGACGGGGCCACCTGGCTGCTGGCGGTCGCCACCGACCAGACCGCGTCCTCGGTCATCCTGGAGTCCGGTGAGCCGGTCATCTCGATGGGCGGCTGGTCGGGCTCCGACAACGCCATGACCCTCGCCAAGCTCAAGAGCCTGGTGAAGTCCGGCACGCTGCACTACATCATCGTCAGCGACAGCGGGCAGGGCACGGACTCCGCGATCTCCACCTGGGTGAAGAAGAACGGCACGGCCGTCAAGTCCTCGGCGTACGCGTCGGGTTCCTCGACCTCGAGCTCCTCGTCGAGCGGCAGCGGCCTGTACCGCCTGGACGCCTCCGACGTCGGCTGAGCGATCCGTCCGACAGCGGCGGGCCGCCGGAGACACCTCTCCGGCGGCCCGCCGCTGTCGGTCGCCTCGTGCCGGACACCGCCGGTCACGTCACGTCTCAGGCTGCCGCCGGGCGCTTCTCGGCGACGGGAAGGCCGGGGGTGCGCAGCACACGCCGGTCGGCGTCCACCGCGAACACCTCGCAGCCGTCGAGACCGGCGGCCCACTCGACACCCTCGGCGCCCATCGCGAAGGCCGCCGTCGCGACCGAGTCCGCCTCGGTCAGCGTCGGGGCCACGACGGTCAGGCTGAGCAGTCCGGTCGCCGGACGCCCGCTGCGCCCGTCGATGATGTGGTCGCCGCGCTCGTAGCGCGCGGAGGTCGCGACCGCCCCGTCGGTGAGCTCCAGGACCGTGCACAGTCGGTCGGCGTGCTCGGGATGCCGTACGCCCACGCGCCAGGGGCCGCCGGACGCGACGACGTCACCGCCGGCGTTGAGGCAGAACCTGCTCGCCCCGGCCGCCGTGAGCAGCTCGGCCGCCCGCTGCACCGACCAGCCCTTGACCACCGCGCAGGGGTCGAGACCACGGCCGGGCAGCCGTACGTCGAAGGCCCCGCCGGTCACGGCCCGGTAGTGCTCGCACAGGTCGAGGATCTCGGCGAGGTCCGCGCTCACGGCGTCGGCCGGCAGCTCGCCCCGGTCCAGCCGGGACACCTCGCTGTCGGCCTTGAAGGGGCTGAACCGGGCGTCGGTCTCCCGCAGCCACGCGAAGACCGCGTCGGCCGCCGCGCCGAACTCGCCCTCGCCGTCGATCCGCAGCGAGACCGGGAAGCCCATCACCTGCTCGACGCGCCGCACGTCAGCCGCTCTTGGCGTCGAGGGCGGCCTGCAGGGACTCCCGGTATCCGTCGCTCGTGATCGTCGCGCCGGACACCGTGTCGATGTCCGCGCTCTGCGCCTCGAGCGTCTCCGCGATCAGCTGGGGCACGGCGGCCGTCGTCTGCGGGTGGTCGGGCTGCTGGAGCGTCCGTACGGCGGTGATCTCGTCGCCGTCGAAGGTCACCTCGACCTGTACGGGCCCCTTCTCGGTGGTGACCGTCGTCCCCGCGACCACCTGCTTGGACGCGCCGGAGGACCCCGGGGAGGACGACGACGGGGAGGCAGAGTCGGATGCGGTCGCGGAGGAGGACGCCGACGGGGCCGGGGCGGCGACCTGGGTGGTGGAGGTCTGCGTCGACGGCTCGTAGCGCCACAGCGGGACCAGGCCGGCGATGCTCAGGACAAGGACGGGCAGTGCTCGTTTCACGGTGTTCTCCCCGTCCTTCTCAGCCGGCCAGGCTGAAGCGTTCGAAGTGGATCTGCGGCTTGGGCACACCCAGCTCGCGCAGGCTGCCCAGCACCGCGTTCATCATCGGCGGCGGCCCGCACAGGAAGACGTCCCGGTCGGCGATGTCCGGCACCAGCCGCGCGAGTTCGGCGGGCGCCAGCTTGTCGGGGCTGACCGGCCCGGTCACCAGGTGCAGTGCGGCGCCCTTGGCGTGGGCGAGTTCCCGCAGCTCGTCGTAGAGGACGGCGTCCCGGTCGGTGGCGACCCGGTAGAGGACCACCGCGTGGCCCTCCAGTTCCTCCAGCAGCGCGCGGATGGGGGTGACGCCCACGCCGCCGGCGATGAGCACGGCCTCCGGCCGGGTGCGGTGCAGGGCGGTGAAGGCGCCGTAGGGGCCCTCGGCGAAGACCCGCGTGCCGACCTTCACGTGCCGCAGGGCCGCGGTGCCCTCGCCGGCCGCCTTGGCGGTGAGCCGGAGCGTGCGGCCGTCGGGGGCGGCCGACAGCGAGAACGGGTTGGCCTGCCACCAGCGGTCCCGGGTCATGAAGCGCCACAGGAAGAACTGGCCGGCCCGGGCGGGCAGCCGGTCGAGGTCGCGGCCGGTCATGTGGATCGAGACCACGTTGTCGGACTCGGGGACGACGGCTGTGACGCGCAGCTGGTGACGCCAGTTCCGCCACAGCGGCAGCACCAGCCGGCCCACGACCACCGAACCGAGGGCGACGCCCCACACGGCGTACCAGTAGGTGGTGGCCGCGGACGAGGAGGTGAACGTCGTACCGACCGCGACCTGGTGCGTGAAGGCCAGGACCACCGCGGCGTACGTGTACAGGTGGATGAAGTGCCAGGTCTCGTACGCGAGCCGGCGCCGGGCGTAGCGGCCGGAGACGGCGCCCACGACGAGGATGACCGACAGCGCGACGACGGCGCGGAGCACGCCTTCGACGGTCTCGGCGAGGTCGACCAGCTGGTTCACCGGGTCCAGGGAGGACGACTCGGCGTAGCCGAAGGTGATGAACACGGCGTGCGCGAGGAGCGTCCAGAGGATGCCGAAGCCGGTCCAGCGGTGCCAGGAGGTCAGCCGGTCCATGCCGATGCGGCGGTCGAGCCAGGGCAGCCGGGCCACCAGCAGCAACTGGAAGGCCATCAGGAGCGCGCCGTACAGGCCGGCCAGCCGGCCCAGCACGATGAGGGTGTTCGACGCGAAGCCGGCCTGGGTGAAGAAGAAGGTCACCACGGCCGCGTTGACGGCCAGTACGGCGTACAGGCCCGTGCGGGCCACCACCCTGGGCCGTATCGCCGTGGGGGGCGCGGAGGGCGATTGGACGGTCGTCACGGGACGGCAGCTCCTTGATCGGGTCCGGGGTACGAGCTTGGCGCGCCGAAGCTGTCGTTCCGCTGTCGTTTATCTTTCAAGAGGTTATCGATGTGGTCCGCGCCCGGTCACCGGGCCTGGTGCCGGGAGGCGTGTGAAGCACTATGAGCGGGTGGACAAAGTACGCCTCCTCGTCGTGGACGACGACCCGCCGATCGCCGACCTCGTCGCCACGGTCGCCCGCTACGAGGGCTGGGAGGCGGCCACCGCGAACTCCGGCGAGGAGGCGCTGCGGCTGGCCGCCGAGTTCCACCCGGACATCGTGGTGCTGGACCTGATGCTGCCGGACGTGGACGGTTTCGGCGTCCTCGACCGGCTGCGCGCCGTGGGCACGATGGTGCCCGTGGTGTTCCTCACGGCCCGCGACACCGTCGCCGACCGGGTCGCGGGGCTGACCCGCGGCGGTGACGACTACCTGGTCAAGCCATTCGCGGTGGAGGAGCTCATGGCCCGGCTGCGGACCGTGCTGCGGCGCAGCGCCGGCCCCGGTTTCCAGCGTTCCGTGCTGCGGGTCGCGGACCTGACGATGGACGAGGACACCCGCCAGGTGCGGCGCGGCGACCGGCTGCTCACCCTCACCCCGACCGAGTACGAGGTGCTGCGCTACCTGATGCGCAAGTCCCCCACCGTGCTGACCAAGGCGCAGATCCTCGACCATGTGTGGGAGTACGGCTTCGGGGGCCGCTCCAACGTCGTCGAGCTGGTCGTCAGCCGGCTCCGCCGCAAGCTCGACGAGCCCGCCGAGGACAGGACGCCGCTCATCCACACGGTCCGGGGCTTCGGGTACGTGGTCCGGCAGGCGGCCGAGTGACCGGGCGGGCGACCCGGCTGTGGCGGACGTACCGCAGGCTCCGGCTGGGCACCCGGCTGGCCCTCGGCCTCGGGGTGCTGTCGCTCGCGGTGTTCGCCGTGGTCGGCACCGCGCTGACCATGTACATGCGTGACTACCTGGACCATCAGTTGGGCCAGCAGCTGAAGCTCGTGCAGGTCGTGCAGTCCAAGGACGCCGAGGCGCACGGCACGGTCAGACGACAGCCGTACTACGGCTGGTACACGGCCGTGTACGACGTGTCGGGGAACTCGGCGGCCCTGCGCACGCCCGCCGACGTGCCCGCCGACACCGTGGCGTTCACGGCCCTCGCCGAGACGATGGCACGCTCGGACACCGAGCTCACCCGCGTGGCGACGATCGACGGGAAGGGCGCCTACCAACTGCGGGCCTGCGAGGTCGAACCGGGCGTGGTGCTGGTCAGCGCCGCGCCCACCGCGAACATCGACGCCACGATGCGGCAGCTGATCACCGTGCAGGTCGTCGCGTTCGGTCTCGCGCTGCTGGCACTCGTGGTGTTCGGCCGGCGGATGCTGCGGCGCGGTCTGAAGCCGCTCAGCGACATGGCGCACACCGCCCACGGCATCGCCTCCCACAACCTGTCCGAGTCGGCGGCCCGGCTCCCGCTGCGCGCCGACAGTCCGGGCGGCGGTCCCGAGGTGGAGGAGCTGCGCACCGCCTTCAACACCATGCTGGAGCACATCGACGACTCCCTCGCGGTCCGCGCGGCGGCCGAACAGCGGCTGCGCCGCTTCGTCGCGGACGCCTCGCACGAGCTGCGGACGCCGTTGATGTCCGTACGCGGGTACGCCGACCTCTTCCAGTACGCGGCCGCCAACGCCCCCGAGGAACGGGACCGGCACCTGGCCCGGCTGCGGGCCGAGGCCGCGCGGATGGGCGTCCTGCTGGACGACCTGCTGCTGCTCGCCCGCCTGGACGCAGCCGAGGTGGAGACGCCGCTGCGGCCGGAGCAGGCGGATCTGACGGAGCTCGTCGAGCAGGCGGCCGACGCGTTCCGGGCGAGCCACCCGGACCACCCGCTGACGGTGGCGCACGACGCCGGGGCGCTGGAGCTGCGCCTCGATCCGCAGCGCATCCGGCAGGTCCTGGACAACCTGCTGACGAACGCCGCCGTGCACACCCCGCCCGGCACGGCGGTGTCCGTGACCGTCTCGACCGAGCCCGGCGCGGCCCTGGTCCGGGTCACCGACGTCGGCCCCGGTATCCCGCCCGCCGACCGGGAGCGGGTCTTCGACCGCTTCTACCGCGTCGACAAGGCCCGCAGCCGCGACCGCGGCGGCAGCGGCCTGGGCCTCGCGGTCGCGACCGCCCTGGTCCGCGCACACGGCGGCACGATCGACCTGTCCGACGCCCCGGGAAGCACGGTGTTCACGGTGACACTCCCCCTGGGCCGCTGAGCGGGCTCCGGCGGCCCGGCGGGCCAGGTCTTACGGACCGGTGACGTGCTGGGCGCGGTCCGGGGGGTTCGGCCTCGGCCGGCCCTAGCGTGGGGTCATGCGTGTACTGGTCACCGGCGGTGCCGGGTTCATCGGGTGTCAGATCGTCAGGGCACTGGAGGCGAACGGGCACGAGCCCGTCGTGTACGACGTCCGGGCCCACCCGGGGTCCGACGTGCGGGACCCCGGCGCGGTCGGCCGCGCCGTGGCCGGCGTGGACGCCGTCTGCCATCAGGCGGCGATGGTCGGCCTGGGCGCGGGCTTCGCCGACGCGGCGGAGTACGTGTCCCGCAACGACCTCGGCACCGCCGTCCTGCTCACCGCCATGGCGGAGTCGGGCGTACGGCGGCTGGTGCTGGCCGGGTCCATGGTGGTGTACGGCGAGGGGCGGTACACGTGCGAGCGGCACGGGGTGGTGCGGCCGGGGCCACGGGCCGTCGACGACCTGGACGCCGGACGCTTCGAGCCGACCTGCCCGAGGTGCGGCGCCGACCTCTCCCCCGGGCTCGTCGCCGAGGACGCCCCGGCCGACCCGCGGAACGTGTACGCCACCACCAAGCTCGCCCAGGAACACCTGGCGGCCGCGTGGGCCCGGGCCACGGGCGGCTCGGCGGTGTCGCTGCGCTACCACAACGTGTACGGGCCCGGTATGCCGCGCGACACCCCGTACGCGGGCGTCGCCTCCTTCTTCCGCTCGGCGCTCGCCCGCGGCGAGGCACCGCGGGTCTTCGAGGACGGCGGTCAGCGGCGGGACTTCGTCCACGTGCGGGACGTGGCCGCGGCCAACGTGGCGGCGCTGGAGGCCGGTTCACCCGAGGGCGCGCTCACGGCGTACAACACCGGGAGCGGCGAGCCGCACACGGTCGGCGAGATGGCCCGCGCCCTGGCCGCCGCGTACGGCGGCCCCGAGCCCGCCGTCACCGGCGAGTACCGCCTCGGAGACGTCCGGCACATCACGGCGGACTCGGCCCGGCTGCGGGCCGAACTGGGCTGGAAGGCGGAGACCGCGTTCGAGGAGGGAATGCGGGAGTTCGCCCACGCCCCCCTGGGCACCGGCTGACGCGGGGGGGGCGGCGCCGGGCCGCCGGGCAGCTCCACCAACGCCACCGCACCTGCGCGCTGCACCCGGCAGGCACCGACCTGCGTCTCACAGGCCGCCCACCACCCCGGCACCGGCCACCATCACCCCACAACGGCACCGCCACGAGCCCGAAGGCGCGTACGCGCTCTGCCTAGCGGGCACCGACCTGCGTCTCGCCACCCGGCCGCCACCCCGGCACCGGACACCACCACCCCACAACGCCACCGCCACGAGCCCGAAGGCGCGTACGCGCTCTGCCCGGCGGGCGCCGACCTGCGTCTCGTCGGTCGGCGCCCGCCGGCCATGGGCAAGGTGCGTGCGCTGGGGGGCCGCCGCTCACCCGTGTCTCATGGGCCCGCGAACGACCCCCCGGCCGTCGGGAGTGTCACCTCGAAGCGGCAGCCGCCGGCGACGTTGCGTACGGTGGCGCGTCCCTGGTGGGCCTCGACGATGCCGCGGACGATGGCGAGGCCGAGTCCCGCGCCGGCCGGTGGGGTCCGGGCGTGGGTGCCGCGCCAGCCGGTGTCGA
It includes:
- a CDS encoding FAD:protein FMN transferase produces the protein MRRVEQVMGFPVSLRIDGEGEFGAAADAVFAWLRETDARFSPFKADSEVSRLDRGELPADAVSADLAEILDLCEHYRAVTGGAFDVRLPGRGLDPCAVVKGWSVQRAAELLTAAGASRFCLNAGGDVVASGGPWRVGVRHPEHADRLCTVLELTDGAVATSARYERGDHIIDGRSGRPATGLLSLTVVAPTLTEADSVATAAFAMGAEGVEWAAGLDGCEVFAVDADRRVLRTPGLPVAEKRPAAA
- a CDS encoding FMN-binding protein, coding for MKRALPVLVLSIAGLVPLWRYEPSTQTSTTQVAAPAPSASSSATASDSASPSSSSPGSSGASKQVVAGTTVTTEKGPVQVEVTFDGDEITAVRTLQQPDHPQTTAAVPQLIAETLEAQSADIDTVSGATITSDGYRESLQAALDAKSG
- a CDS encoding ferric reductase-like transmembrane domain-containing protein, with the protein product MTTVQSPSAPPTAIRPRVVARTGLYAVLAVNAAVVTFFFTQAGFASNTLIVLGRLAGLYGALLMAFQLLLVARLPWLDRRIGMDRLTSWHRWTGFGILWTLLAHAVFITFGYAESSSLDPVNQLVDLAETVEGVLRAVVALSVILVVGAVSGRYARRRLAYETWHFIHLYTYAAVVLAFTHQVAVGTTFTSSSAATTYWYAVWGVALGSVVVGRLVLPLWRNWRHQLRVTAVVPESDNVVSIHMTGRDLDRLPARAGQFFLWRFMTRDRWWQANPFSLSAAPDGRTLRLTAKAAGEGTAALRHVKVGTRVFAEGPYGAFTALHRTRPEAVLIAGGVGVTPIRALLEELEGHAVVLYRVATDRDAVLYDELRELAHAKGAALHLVTGPVSPDKLAPAELARLVPDIADRDVFLCGPPPMMNAVLGSLRELGVPKPQIHFERFSLAG
- a CDS encoding response regulator transcription factor, translating into MKHYERVDKVRLLVVDDDPPIADLVATVARYEGWEAATANSGEEALRLAAEFHPDIVVLDLMLPDVDGFGVLDRLRAVGTMVPVVFLTARDTVADRVAGLTRGGDDYLVKPFAVEELMARLRTVLRRSAGPGFQRSVLRVADLTMDEDTRQVRRGDRLLTLTPTEYEVLRYLMRKSPTVLTKAQILDHVWEYGFGGRSNVVELVVSRLRRKLDEPAEDRTPLIHTVRGFGYVVRQAAE
- a CDS encoding sensor histidine kinase; its protein translation is MTGRATRLWRTYRRLRLGTRLALGLGVLSLAVFAVVGTALTMYMRDYLDHQLGQQLKLVQVVQSKDAEAHGTVRRQPYYGWYTAVYDVSGNSAALRTPADVPADTVAFTALAETMARSDTELTRVATIDGKGAYQLRACEVEPGVVLVSAAPTANIDATMRQLITVQVVAFGLALLALVVFGRRMLRRGLKPLSDMAHTAHGIASHNLSESAARLPLRADSPGGGPEVEELRTAFNTMLEHIDDSLAVRAAAEQRLRRFVADASHELRTPLMSVRGYADLFQYAAANAPEERDRHLARLRAEAARMGVLLDDLLLLARLDAAEVETPLRPEQADLTELVEQAADAFRASHPDHPLTVAHDAGALELRLDPQRIRQVLDNLLTNAAVHTPPGTAVSVTVSTEPGAALVRVTDVGPGIPPADRERVFDRFYRVDKARSRDRGGSGLGLAVATALVRAHGGTIDLSDAPGSTVFTVTLPLGR
- a CDS encoding NAD-dependent epimerase/dehydratase family protein, producing the protein MRVLVTGGAGFIGCQIVRALEANGHEPVVYDVRAHPGSDVRDPGAVGRAVAGVDAVCHQAAMVGLGAGFADAAEYVSRNDLGTAVLLTAMAESGVRRLVLAGSMVVYGEGRYTCERHGVVRPGPRAVDDLDAGRFEPTCPRCGADLSPGLVAEDAPADPRNVYATTKLAQEHLAAAWARATGGSAVSLRYHNVYGPGMPRDTPYAGVASFFRSALARGEAPRVFEDGGQRRDFVHVRDVAAANVAALEAGSPEGALTAYNTGSGEPHTVGEMARALAAAYGGPEPAVTGEYRLGDVRHITADSARLRAELGWKAETAFEEGMREFAHAPLGTG